In Virgibacillus sp. NKC19-16, a single genomic region encodes these proteins:
- a CDS encoding ABC transporter permease — translation MTSNKMFNILVPLISVFIGLFAGAIIMLIFGYNPIDGYVALWQGAFGDLYFIGETVRQVTPLLLTGLAVAFAFRAGLFNIGAEGQVIVGWLAAVWIGISMDAPIYIHLPIAIIAAALAGALWGFIPGLLKASLGVHEVIVTIMLNYVALYSSNAIVRSVLSDNEDKTENVAASASLASEWLQGLTYFSRIHYGILIALLIAILMWFIIERTTIGYELKSVGFNQHASKYAGMSVKRNIILAMVISGAFAGLAGSMEGLGTFQHITVQNGFTNLGFDGIAVALLGANTAIGVVLAAFLFGALKVGALNMPTEAGVPTELVDIIIALIIFSIASSYIIRLLILRFKKEGK, via the coding sequence ATGACGTCCAATAAAATGTTTAACATACTCGTTCCGCTTATTTCTGTATTTATTGGTCTTTTTGCTGGCGCTATTATCATGCTTATCTTCGGTTATAATCCGATTGATGGTTATGTAGCGTTATGGCAAGGCGCCTTTGGGGACCTGTACTTTATTGGAGAAACAGTCCGACAAGTAACACCACTACTATTAACTGGTCTTGCCGTAGCGTTTGCCTTTCGAGCAGGGTTATTTAATATTGGTGCAGAAGGACAAGTGATTGTCGGGTGGCTGGCAGCGGTTTGGATTGGCATCTCTATGGACGCACCAATCTATATTCACTTACCAATAGCTATAATTGCTGCAGCACTTGCAGGTGCCCTTTGGGGGTTTATACCTGGGCTCCTGAAAGCAAGCTTAGGCGTACATGAGGTTATTGTAACTATTATGTTGAATTATGTAGCATTGTATAGTTCAAATGCTATCGTAAGAAGTGTGCTATCGGATAATGAGGATAAAACAGAGAATGTTGCTGCTTCTGCTTCACTCGCATCGGAATGGCTGCAAGGATTAACGTATTTTTCACGTATACATTACGGGATTTTGATTGCTTTACTTATAGCGATATTGATGTGGTTTATTATTGAAAGGACGACAATCGGGTACGAACTTAAATCTGTTGGCTTTAACCAACATGCATCAAAATATGCTGGTATGAGTGTTAAAAGAAATATTATACTTGCTATGGTTATTTCGGGAGCTTTTGCTGGGTTAGCAGGTTCTATGGAAGGTTTGGGAACGTTTCAACATATAACTGTCCAAAATGGTTTTACAAACTTAGGATTTGATGGGATAGCTGTTGCTTTGTTAGGGGCAAATACCGCTATAGGTGTGGTCCTGGCAGCTTTTTTATTTGGCGCACTAAAGGTTGGTGCTTTAAACATGCCAACAGAAGCTGGGGTACCTACTGAATTAGTAGATATCATCATTGCGCTAATTATTTTCTCTATTGCATCAAGTTATATTATTCGCCTGCTTATACTTCGCTTTAAAAAGGAGGGAAAATAA